A part of Drosophila ananassae strain 14024-0371.13 chromosome 2R, ASM1763931v2, whole genome shotgun sequence genomic DNA contains:
- the LOC6507336 gene encoding ATP synthase-coupling factor 6, mitochondrial: MFSRFVTSSLIWRRSFSVSTVRQRDACYKAFEEKVREYRLKSPDGKPVDPTPEYYQELEEAMCKLGENYGGGEGVDLLEFPKFQIPDLDIDPISVLELPENKPKKDKEANEVEAKDAKGKKDKDDKDKKAKAVGKDDKKDKDKKEKPKTDKKK, translated from the exons ATGTTTTCACGATTTGTCACTTCGAGCCTAATTTGGCGTCGTAGCTTTTCGGTTTCGACTGTTCGCCAGAGGGATGCCTGCTACAAGGCCTTTGAGGAGAAGGTACGGGAATACCGCCTCAAGAGTCCGGATGGCAAACCTGTAGATCCCACTCCCGAATATTACCAAGAGTTGGAGGAGGCCATGTGCAAGTTGGGCGAAAATTATGGTGGTGGCGAGGGCGTGGACTTGCTCGAGTTTCCCAAATTTCAAATACCCGATTTAGACATCGATCCCATTTCGGTTTTGGAGCT ACCTGAAAATAAACCAAAGAAGGACAAGGAAGCTAATGAAGTTGAGGCCAAGGATGCAAAAGGTAAAAAGGACAAAGATGACAAGGACAAGAAGGCGAAAGCCGTAGGGAAGGACGATAAGAAAGATAAGGACAAGaaggaaaaaccaaaaactgataagaaaaaataa